AATGGGTCTGAAGTTAACAGTTCCATAGCACTTGGTCTCTTCTTAGGCATTAAAGTGACAAAGGTGTTCTTCCAATTATGAGGCATGGCTGCAGTAGTGAAGAATTGGTTAAGGAGCAATATGACGTCCCTTTGAAAGATACTCTAGTTCATCTTAAAAGAAAGTGGGGGAAAGCCATCAGCTCTAAGAGCCCTATTACTAGCCATAGATTTGATGGTCTCAGTTGCCTCCGACTCTATCACCTGTTGGAGAAGGGCTACATTCTCCACATCAATGAGGATTTGGTTTGGTGGGGAAAGGGAATAAACCAGTCCCATATTCTCATTAATAGTCCATCTGGATCAGAAGAAATGAAAGATTGCCCTTCTGATTGCTTGAATGTCATCTATCACATTCCTGTTCTCCTCTTTCAGCATGCGGATCTTATTTCTATATCTTTGAGTAACTGTAGTTTAGTGAAAGATCATTGCCTATGGAATGAGGCCGCGGGAACTTTGGAATACCATGGCAATGCAGGCAACTGTAAATTTCTTCTTAAAGTAGTTGGAAAGAAGGGTTTACCTGTTTCGCTAGTTCTAAAGCATGATTCCCATTAAGGTCTAGTTTTTATAGTTTATATTTCCGAGTGCGGCGACGAGCGGCCCCTTGATCCCTTCCAACCTGCAGTTCAAAGACCAGCAACCGTGTTGAAAACGGCTATCTTTCCTCCCAACTTCTCTCGACCCTAAACTACTGACAACCTAACCTTGCTTTCAGAGTCTCGCCGCGTCGTCTCGGTTAATTTTATTGAGCTCACGGAAAGAGCCAATGGTTTGCCCGTGCTTTCTCGATTCAGGCAGAAAAGgtgctttaaaaaaataataatattttgccATCCAGCTTGGTGACATCATCTGAATAGCGTATGCAACCTTATCCCAAAACAAACGGCCTAGCCCTTATTACAAGGAAACCCCTAATTTTGCACTCTATTACGATAATCCCACTTTGCTCAGTTTACAACTATCTGTAGCACCGTGGTATTACCGTCATTATAATCGGTTGACCGAAGCATTTTCGTCAAGGCCAAACCCGCGGCGACGCTGTTTTACCCGGTCCGCAGTACCCCTCCCTTCCCTCCTCTATTTAAACTGTGGCCATGCGAACGCTCCCTGAATAACGTATCCCGAATTCTTTTGCAACTTTTATCCGTTCATTCGTCACCGGTCccaagtagaagaagaagaagaaccgaATCCTTTCCAAATACCATGTCTTTAACTGTCAAGTGTAATCCCTATCTCAGTATCCATGCTATTCTCGGCTATCCCTCCAAACGCCCGAATAAAACTCCTTCGCCTTCGCGCCCATTCGAAGAAATCCTAATCCTCCGCCTCCGATCTCTCCTCCCGATCCCCAAGCCTCCGCCGTCCATTTCCTTTCACTGGCTCTCCCGTGCCGTCGATCTCCTCGCCCTCACCCTCGCCGACGCCGCTGCCCTCTTCTCCGACCCCGCCCTATCCGGCGCCGACCCCGCCGGCCTCGCCTCCCACCTCGACGCCagcgtctccctcctcgacgccTGCAACGCTGCCTCCGCCGAGATCGAGCGTCTCCGCCGCGGCCGCCTCCGTCTTCGCTTCTCCCTCCACCTCCTCGCTGGCGACGGCCATGGCCTGCCACCTTCTCCTGACCGCGTCCGGCGCGCCCGCAAGGCGATCGAGGAGTGGGAGACGCTTCCGAGGCGCGTGATCCGAGGACACGCCGGTAATCTGATCCGGCGGCTGGCGCCGGGGGAGCCGCCGCGAGGCAAGTTCTCCGCCGTACGGAGGGCGTTGTACGCCGTGGAGGGGGTTGCGTGCCTGGTGATGGCGGCCATCGTGGCGGTGCTTAGCGGCGGGGAGCAGGGGGCTCTGACCGGAGTCAGAATGTCCGATGAGTTTCCGTGGGGGGAGGCGTTTGACGAGGTGAGGGCGGCGGTTTCCGGCCATCTCGGGGCGGGGTTCTCCGGCGAGGTGGAGGCGGTGGAGGCGGCGGTGAGGGCGGTGGTGGGCGTCATCGACGGGGAAGGTGACGAAGAGAAGCCGGCGAGATTAGGGAGCGCTGTCGTCGAGCTCGAGAAAGCGACGGAGGAGTTAACGTATGGACTCGATCGGTTGTCGGACGCAGTCAATGCGTTGTTCCGTGCGGCTATGAATACGAGGGATGCCGCGTTGCATTGTTTGCGGATTTTGGTCCCAAGAAGTGTAAACAGATGAAGAAAGAATGCACCCTGTGTTAGCTGGATTGCGTGTCAAAGTGtgcctgctttttttttttttttgggacaaATAAGTTTGTGGATGCTGCTTGTTTGTGAAAGAAGGTTGTCttatttgacaaaaaaaaaaaaaaagtttgtctTATTCATATATTTCATGCTTAAGTTGATGTCTTATCATGTTAACATATTAAATTGTCATAATAGCTAATAAAATAGCATGTACTTTATTCTACTATAATAGCTAATAAAATAGCAGCTATGACATTATAAATGCAATATGATGACCTGCAACTGTTCAGCCACGCCatgatctgaaaaaaaaaggccCACCATTCTAATAATGTTATCATTGAAGCTAGTCTTAGCACATTGTCCTCATCTATTTTATCAACCAAGTAAATTCTGACCTATGCTATTGCTAAAATGAAAAATCAACATCTTTCCATTGTCCATAGGGAAAATGAAGTATCCCTTATATAAATCAATTGATCCTCTCCAGCCCTATTCCTCATTGATTAGTTGCACATGTAACAAAGACATCCTATTCCTCATTGATTAGTTGCACATGTAACAAAGCCCTATTTGGATTGAGAAAAttggagagaagggaagagaagaggaaacaaagaaagaaaactatAGATCCCCTATTTGGTTAGGAGagaagggaaaagaaattcACTTTCTCTTATGTGgttagaaaattaaaagaaagaaaagaaaattaaattctCTTGTTTGGGTAGTAAGttaggagaaaaaagaagagaaatgaaGAGAAACAACTACTCTTCAAACTCCCTTTTTTAGTCTCTCAAACAATGATGAAATTTaggaagaaaggaaaatctctttttttttcttttccattgtgCCCCAAGTTCtttgcttttcttctcttctttataTATCTAAATATAGCCTATAAATCTGTTAAATTGGATTATTTGATTTCCATATTTTGCCATCATTTAATGATTGAACTAACTTTTGGTAAATAGTAATTTTTTGATCATGGTTGCAATTACttaccttctctttttctctaaaGGAAAAATTGCTTATATTTTCCTTGTACGCACCTTTTATCCTCTTTATTCATTCTTTCCTTTGGAGTCTCATAGGCACCAAAGATACTATACCATAGTAGTTTGTCTAGAATGATAGATATTGCTGCTCAAAATCCGATCTAATTGGCAGATGAGCTAATTGGCAAGCCTCTCTGCTTGGTTGAGGTGGAGAAGCATAGCATGATGCTGGAGCTAATCTACAAGTTGTCGCCAAAATATATCTCGCTAGGAACCCTCCAATGCCTAAATCGGGCAAAATTTTGAGAGAAACTAGGAGAGATAAGAGAGATAGAAGTATGAGAGTATGAGCTCATCCCTAGGGCTCCTCTGCCTGGTATTTATAGAGGAGAGTGCAAACCTGCACGATTAGAATTGCGTGATTCGCAGAGAAGTAGTTGAGCTCTTTCCATATCAGCTGGTTGGAGCTGTTAGAATATTTCTTTTCAGATGCATTATAATCGAATGCTTTCTTTATTTGCGAATCTAGTATGTTACAATATTCTTTTTCGGATATGTCGAGATCGCGCTGAGCTGTAACCAATCATGCTAATTATTCAGAGATTTGATTAGCCAGTGTTGTCGTTTGGTTGGGGGCTAAGTTGTCAGGCGAGATTTTAGAGATGGTGAATCATAGCCATATCACTTACCCCAAACATCTTAATTCTTGGCTCAAGTAAAGAAAGTAGTCAAATCATTCATCGGTTGAGCTAGGCGAGCTGAATTCGAGTTCTCAGATCAGCCCTAGGTGCTTCTGCAAACAAACAGAATTTAATGGTTGGCATAATTTTTATAAAGTCGGTTCCATTTTTGAAGCATCATGTAGACAAACAGAATTTTTCTActgcaattatttcttcttgTGGTGCTGAAAAGGATCGATTCATGAAAGCCCACAACCTCCAAATGCTGAGCTTGCTCATGGTGGCCGATAGATAAATGATCAAATGGATGATGAGATCACACTATTAGAGGCTATATACAAGGGGCGGAAGCTTGAATCAGTTTCTTCCACTTGGCAAGTGATTTTCCGTCTCTTAGAGTTCTTTGTCCGGTAAAAGCTTcaactctttttcttctttcctttctccaACATCCTTACATCAGTTTCATCCTTCTGTTGGTCTCTCTTTCCGATGAACCTCTATAGgttggcttcttctttttttctttcttctccattttcttcAGTTGCCATTGTTGTTGTGGGCACAAGTGTGGTGCATCCAAAGCAAGGAATGCAAGAAACTGCAGTGAAAACAGTGTAAGGATCGACTCATGCTGTTCATGAGTCAACTC
Above is a genomic segment from Phoenix dactylifera cultivar Barhee BC4 chromosome 2, palm_55x_up_171113_PBpolish2nd_filt_p, whole genome shotgun sequence containing:
- the LOC120109998 gene encoding UPF0496 protein 4-like yields the protein MSLTVKCNPYLSIHAILGYPSKRPNKTPSPSRPFEEILILRLRSLLPIPKPPPSISFHWLSRAVDLLALTLADAAALFSDPALSGADPAGLASHLDASVSLLDACNAASAEIERLRRGRLRLRFSLHLLAGDGHGLPPSPDRVRRARKAIEEWETLPRRVIRGHAGNLIRRLAPGEPPRGKFSAVRRALYAVEGVACLVMAAIVAVLSGGEQGALTGVRMSDEFPWGEAFDEVRAAVSGHLGAGFSGEVEAVEAAVRAVVGVIDGEGDEEKPARLGSAVVELEKATEELTYGLDRLSDAVNALFRAAMNTRDAALHCLRILVPRSVNR